In a single window of the Luteolibacter yonseiensis genome:
- a CDS encoding VOC family protein has translation MSDFAHIPEGYHSVTPSLTSKNADASLKFYAAAFGAVEHFRLPDEKTGGVAHAEFRIGNSIMMISDEYPDYGAVAPEISKGGSFMIYVPDCDAAFEQAVAAGATVVSPPTDQFWGDRLASLADPFGYRWSVAQKVSSPTPEEMAEGMKNFGA, from the coding sequence ATGTCAGATTTCGCCCATATCCCGGAAGGTTACCACTCCGTTACGCCTTCCCTTACCTCGAAAAACGCGGACGCGTCCCTGAAATTCTACGCCGCCGCCTTCGGGGCGGTGGAACATTTCCGGCTGCCGGATGAGAAAACCGGTGGGGTCGCCCATGCGGAATTCCGGATTGGGAATTCCATCATGATGATCTCGGACGAATACCCGGACTATGGTGCCGTGGCTCCGGAAATTTCCAAAGGTGGCTCGTTCATGATCTACGTTCCGGATTGTGACGCCGCATTCGAGCAAGCCGTCGCCGCCGGAGCGACCGTCGTCAGCCCGCCGACCGATCAATTCTGGGGAGACCGTCTCGCCAGTCTCGCCGATCCCTTCGGCTACCGCTGGTCCGTCGCTCAAAAAGTGTCCTCGCCCACGCCGGAGGAAATGGCGGAAGGAATGAAAAATTTCGGAGCCTGA